The following are from one region of the Salvia hispanica cultivar TCC Black 2014 chromosome 1, UniMelb_Shisp_WGS_1.0, whole genome shotgun sequence genome:
- the LOC125185143 gene encoding disease resistance protein RUN1-like — translation MKNMLNLGYNIPHCNSSSAGDSLPAAVESRKENVAESCVESQEFGVLNLADRDLRELSSKPDYADSLILFLQRNKRLTLIQPSFFDNMPELHFLDLSDTKIRNLPSSLFKISKLKVLLLRNCICLEKLQPEIRELKKMEELDLSGTELYDLPAEISQLEHMKRIHLSFYGPDDEWDYKHLPHQLVAPSFLSEMKGIESLSISVHPEDHRWTEVAACIIKDISKLEMLSSLHFYFPKTEMFENFIETSHSWNDEKKSLSKFYFTVGQDVKRIASRVPEEVESLFSQHERCLRYVNGDKTSPLVKRVIIRATAFYLDHHTDVRSLSEFDISSFQSLEFCAVRECPKMQTILDEEKAKDAFPCLKSLRIYFVWELRQICKPRSKVW, via the exons ATGAAGAATATGCTCAACTTAGGTTACAACATTCCCCATTGCAA TTCAAGTTCTGCGGGTGATTCTTTACCGGCTGCTGTTGAGTCGCGAAAGGAAAATGTTGCTGAAAGTTGTGTAGAAAGTCAAGAATTTGGCGTGCTGAATTTGGCTGACCGAGACTTGCGTGAGTTATCCTCGAAGCCAGACTATGCTGATTCATTGATCTTATTCCTACAGAGAAATAAACGTTTAACTCTCATTCAACCTTCGTTTTTCGACAACATGCCAGAGTTGCATTTTCTAGACTTATCAGATACCAAAATCAGGAACTTACCTAGTTCACTTTTCAAGATTTCAAAGCTTAAAGTCCTGTTGTTGAGGAACTGCATTTGTCTTGAAAAACTTCAGCCTGAAATAAGAGAACTCAAGAAAATGGAGGAACTGGATCTGTCCGGCACTGAGCTCTACGACCTCCCTGCTGAAATCAGTCAGCTTGAGCATATGAAGAGAATTCACCTATCCTTCTATGGGCCGGATGATGAATGGGATTATAAGCATTTGCCACATCAATTGGTTGCTCCCAGTTTTCTATCAGAGATGAAAGGAATAGAATCACTAAGCATTAGCGTGCACCCTGAAGATCACCGATGGACAGAAGTTGCTGCATGCATAATCAAGGATATTAGCAAGTTGGAGATGTTGAGTTCTCTTCACTTCTACTTTCCAAAAACAGAaatgtttgaaaatttcattGAAACGAGTCATTCATGGAATGATGAGAAGAAGAGCTTGAGCAAGTTTTATTTTACGGTTGGCCAAGATGTGAAGCGAATTGCATCTCGGGTCCCAGAAGAAGTGGAATCATTGTTCAGTCAACATGAGAGATGTTTGAGGTATGTTAACGGCGATAAGACATCCCCATTGGTGAAAAGAGTCATCATTCGTGCCACGGCATTCTACTTGGATCACCACACTGATGTCCGGAGCCTGTCTGAATTCGACATTTCTAGTTTCCAGTCACTGGAATTCTGTGCCGTGCGAGAGTGTCCGAAAATGCAAACGATTTTGGATGAGGAAAAGGCTAAAGATGCATTTCCATGTCTGAAGTCTTTGAGAATCTACTTTGTATGGGAATTGAGACAAATTTGTAAGCCCCGGTCGAAAGTATGGTGA
- the LOC125201570 gene encoding probable disease resistance protein At4g27220, with product MAYEVSKVVLQASSTVYAPLKDMFSYMMDKKEFVKNLEDNLTKMIRELATFYSRKEKVDRRLEAAVFEEKNGEYDVLVKQIEFHHKRYYEFVNKYQRYCQDLPSFEIHDVSSATKVMDVVQKRKPTIKTRKFFKLATLSKKINELLNEISLVSGKMEPENVLRDKKIEPIQVKYDDIDLPSSNEYVNKIIRYLNEDGNKRVGLLGLIGVGKTTIMKRLNNQLKHSLASSCGMTVITKFDFVIWIDCHKQYEEEDDVVKGIQDVILGRLMLIGNEANSIEQNATIISNFLYDRKYLLLIDQVSSTINLDKVGAHKNHRFGRAVLASSNRKVILSMTDQQVEIKPLSDTDAMKLFLEVNGKVNDPRVKLIAESIVESCGGLPLVIKLVAYHLKGQKDEQVWSDVKRILQSETKANLRKLEGVGHAYKLAYDKLEKSQKKCLLFVTLFSSDQKVYKDYLVECWNAERFLELDVPELRAARERGATTLRELTDQYLLEDHSDEHVKMPVYFRRVAAEQEYPGENECISWMPQKIQPLTDETWKTARRMSLIRCKSKLPSKPISDNMSTLLMQCYRDLVTLGDMFFENMQKLLILDLHKANIESLPTSFSSLVSLRCLYLNDCRRLVMLPPKVEKLKKLELIDIRGTSIRSLPSEIGDMLYLRCLRISFCQTRCHRNGKCKEVEMMIPYNTISRLHRLEELTIEAGCCNQAWNSIAEQIVKEVACLEKVSTLNFHFPNVTTLELFVAQSKSLQNTDTHWSTNTLRSFNISIGCYDTRYPYGSVISGISPKPERLLRFSTGEEISSVKELLRQANSFELVGHGDVVSLSDFNLRNVEALKVCVLKGCRNMTTFVDGLRINEQMEITEESDFVVLQCLEKLYLFELQRLRSIWNGSVCSGSLANLRELTLFGCPELTTILNHEQATTLSSLEYVKVENCSEVVEIINDNVAADNVGLSSMLNKVKTVDLVDLPKLRSICKTTTSMEWRSLVKISIISCNGLRDIHLSLRNADKLETVECEESWWIQLPEEQNQKILPCHFIVVEQELGNQGRHAGESYEHGRSTNHETSIASVSNKCNGKNKQPMSRTSSGLQDILETSNGPGHVIYQSTNTNVPANEEASVGRCSKLDFSVSSH from the coding sequence ATGGCTTATGAAGTTTCTAAAGTGGTGTTGCAAGCTTCCTCAACTGTGTATGCACCTCTTAAAGACATGTTTTCATACATGATGGACAAGAAAGAATTTGTCAAAAACTTAGAAGACAATTTGACAAAGATGATTAGAGAGTTGGCCACCTTTTATTCAAGGAAGGAAAAGGTTGATCGAAGGCTAGAAGCAGCTGTGTtcgaagaaaaaaatggtgaaTACGATGTGTTGGTTAAGCAAATAGAGTTTCATCATAAACGATACTATGAGTTTGTCAACAAGTATCAACGATATTGCCAGGATCTGCCAAGTTTTGAGATTCACGATGTTTCGAGTGCAACAAAAGTAATGGATGTTGTGCAGAAAAGAAAGCCAACCATCAAGACACGCAAGTTCTTCAAGCTTGCGACACTTAGCAAGAAGATTAATGAGCTGCTGAATGAGATCTCTCTAGTTAGTGGCAAAATGGAACCCGAAAACGTGTTACGTGACAAAAAAATCGAACCCATTCAAGTGAAATATGATGATATTGATCTTCCTTCATCCAATGAatatgtcaacaaaattataaggTACCTCAACGAAGATGGAAACAAACGAGTTGGCCTTCTCGGTCTTATTGGAGTAGGAAAAACAACTATCATGAAAAGGTTGAATAATCAGCTCAAACATTCTTTGGCTTCTTCTTGTGGAATGACAGTgataacaaaatttgattttgttatttggaTAGATTGTCATAAACAatatgaggaagaagatgatgttgtTAAAGGGATTCAGGATGTCATATTGGGACGACTAATGCTAATAGGAAATGAAGCAAATAGCATAGAACAAAATGCAACAATCATATCAAATTTCCTCTATGATAGAAAGTATCTATTGCTGATTGATCAAGTCTCTTCAACTATCAACTTAGACAAAGTTGGAGCTCATAAAAACCACAGGTTTGGCAGAGCTGTACTTGCATCTAGTAACAGGAAAGTTATCTTATCTATGACCGATCAACAGGTTGAGATCAAGCCTCTATCGGACACTGATGCGATGAAACTCTTTCTAGAAGTTAATGGCAAAGTTAACGACCCGCGTGTCAAACTTATTGCTGAGAGCATAGTAGAGTCATGTGGAGGGCTGCCATTGGTGATCAAGTTAGTAGCTTATCATTTAAAAGGGCAAAAAGATGAACAAGTGTGGAGTGATGTGAAGCGGATTCTGCAATCTGAAACAAAAGCTAACTTGCGAAAATTGGAAGGAGTCGGACATGCTTACAAGCTGGCATATGATAAATTAGAGAAGAGTCAGAAAAAATGCCTACTTTTTGTAACATTGTTTTCAAGTGATCAAAAAGTCTACAAAGATTATCTTGTAGAATGTTGGAATGCAGAGAGATTTCTTGAATTAGATGTTCCGGAACTTAGGGCTGCACGAGAACGTGGAGCAACAACTTTGAGAGAGCTAACGGATCAGTATTTGCTGGAAGATCACTCAGACGAGCATGTTAAGATGCCGGTATACTTCAGAAGAGTGGCTGCTGAGCAGGAATATCCAGGTGAAAACGAATGCATAAGTTGGATGCCACAAAAGATTCAACCCCTTACTGATGAAACTTGGAAGACGGCTAGGAGGATGTCATTGATCCGTTGTAAGTCCAAGCTACCTAGCAAACCAATAAGTGATAACATGTCAACATTGCTAATGCAATGTTATCGCGATTTGGTGACACTTGGAGATATGTTCTTTGAGAACATGCAAAAGCTTCTCATTTTGGACTTGCACAAGGCAAATATAGAATCACTTCCGACTTCCTTCTCCAGTTTGGTCAGTCTCAGATGTTTATATCTAAATGATTGTCGTCGTCTTGTTATGTTACCTCCAAAAGTCGAAAAGTTGAAGAAGCTTGAACTCATTGACATTCGTGGAACTTCAATTCGCTCGTTGCCCAGTGAAATTGGCGATATGCTTTACTTAAGGTGTTTGCGTATTTCATTTTGCCAAACAAGGTGCCACCGCAATGGCAAATGTAAGGAGGTAGAAATGATGATTCCTTATAATACCATAAGTCGTCTTCATCGGCTTGAAGAGTTGACAATTGAGGCGGGGTGTTGCAATCAAGCTTGGAATAGTATTGCTGAGCAAATAGTCAAAGAGGTTGCATGTTTGGAAAAGGTGAGTACTCTTAATTTTCACTTCCCAAATGTGACTACACTTGAACTATTTGTTGCTCAAAGCAAATCTCTCCAAAATACGGACACGCATTGGAGTACAAACACTTTAAGGTCGTTTAATATTTCCATTGGTTGCTATGATACGAGATATCCATATGGTTCGGTAATCTCTGGAATTTCACCGAAACCAGAAAGACTCTTAAGATTCTCCACTGGTGAAGAAATTTCTTCGGTAAAAGAACTACTGCGGCAGGCCAACTCATTTGAATTAGTTGGCCACGGGGATGTAGTGAGCTTGAGTGACTTTAACTTGAGAAATGTCGAAGCACTAAAAGTTTGTGTTTTGAAAGGTTGTAGAAATATGACAACTTTTGTGGATGGTCTTAGAATCAACGAGCAAATGGAAATTACAGAAGAATCTGATTTTGTTGTACTTCAGTGTTTGGAGAAACTATATTTGTTTGAACTTCAAAGGTTGCGGTCTATTTGGAATGGATCGGTTTGTTCAGGAAGTCTTGCAAACTTAAGGGAACTTACACTATTTGGTTGTCCAGAGTTGACTACAATTCTCAATCATGAACAAGCGACAACTCTATCAAGCTTAGAGTACGTCAAAGTTGAGAACTGTTCTGAGGTTGTTGAAATCATCAATGACAATGTTGCTGCTGACAACGTTGGTCTATCTAGTATGCTAAACAAGGTAAAGACCGTCGACCTGGTGGACTTGCCAAAGCTGCGAAGCATATGCAAGACTACTACGTCTATGGAATGGAGGTCTCTGgtgaaaatttcaataataagtTGCAATGGATTGCGAGATATTCATTTGAGTTTGAGGAATGCAGACAAGTTGGAAACTGTTGAGTGTGAAGAGAGTTGGTGGATTCAGTTGCCAGAggaacaaaaccaaaaaattctTCCTTGCCACTTCATTGTCGTGGAACAAGAATTAGGTAATCAAGGCCGCCATGCAGGAGAGTCATATGAACATGGAAGATCAACCAATCATGAGACATCAATTGCCAGCGTTTCCAACAAGTGCAATGGTAAGAACAAGCAGCCCATGTCAAGAACAAGTTCTGGCCTTCAAGACATTCTGGAAACATCAAATGGACCGGGGCATGTTATTTATCAGTCAACAAACACCAATGTTCCGGCAAATGAAGAAGCATCGGTGGGAAGATGTTCAAAACTGGACTTTTCAGTATCCTCTCACTAG